AAATGAATGAAATTAAAAAAATACAGATAGCACTTTCTTCAATAGCGGCTGGCTACATCAGCCAATATACCCATATTCACGGCCAAGAATATAAGACTGACATTCAATTTTGGGGAGATATCATGGCAAAACTGCCACTGATGAGCGTTATGAATATCGAAAGTCAAACTTATCAGCATGAAATGAAAGGTATTTCGATTGCAACAAATTTACTCCAACTCATTATGGATATTATTTTAAATGCAAACTCCCCCAGCTTGAAAAATTTTTCCGATTTCCTGCAAAAACAAGGTGATGCCATCAGACTGGGATTGAAGCGAAATGGTAATCATTATTCCACTCTCACCTTGGCCAGTGTTATTGAAGCGGTTGGCATTGAAGATCACGTCATGTATGTTCCTAAAATGAAACTGTATAAAATAGATTTTGACAGAACCAACTCAGAAGTGACGTCGAACTGCGCCTCTAATGAAAATATTAATGTTGGATTCACTTACTCCTCTTGTGTTTCCTTATTTCATTATCAGGCGTTAGAAGATCAAGATGTCAAAACAGCTTTCGATAATTTCATGCTTAAAAACCAAAAAACTTCGATAGAAGATTCAGATAGTTTTTTCAATGGTGAATTTAAGGCGACGCTTCCAAAAGAAGCATAAATCTCCTCTTCTTTGACGGGTACACATATTCCGTTTGTATTTAATTATATATCTCCCTATCTGGTACGAATCTGAAAATGCCGTACCTACCTGGGATTACACGGCTGTTCATTGTTACGGTGTCACAAAAATTTTAAGCGGTGATGAAACTAAACTGGCTTTAGAAGCCTTGCTGATCAATGTGGCGTTTGTACAGCTTTGAGCGAAAGTAACAGGGCTGACGATAAAAAATTAGCTAACTACATGAAAATACACAATATAGGCACAGGAAAGTGACTCTATGGAAGCGGGACAAAGATGAAGATAAAAAGAACCCCCCTCCTTAAAAATAAGGAGAGGGGTTCATGTTTAATCCATTCTTTAAACTATTTTTTATACTATCGGTAAATCAATATCTTTGAACATTTCTTCGATTTCTTCATTGGAACGCAATGCAATGGCTTTATCCACAACATCACGCGTCAAATGTGGAGCAAAACGCCAAATAAAATCGTACATATAACTGCGCAGGAAACTACTGCGTCGAAAGCCAATCTTGGTTGTGCTGTAACCAAATTTATCACGCATATCAATACGCACGAGATCGCTGTCCTGCACAGGTTCTACCGCCATACTGGCAATCACACCAACCCCTAGTCCCAACCGCACATAAGTCTTAATCACATCCGCATCTGTTGCGGTGAAGACAATTTTAGGTTTCAAACCCGCCCGATCAAAAGCCACATCCAACTCAGAGCGTCCGGTAAAACCAAAGGTATAGGTGACAATCGGATATTCTGCCAATTCTTCAATCGTCACGTTCTGTCTATTCGCAAGTGGATGATCTTTTGTCACTACAACAGAACGGTTCCAATGATAACAAGGCAACATAATCAGGTCGCTATAAAGGTGAAGCGCTTCCGTTGCTATCGCAAAGTCACTGTTTCCTTTGCATACCTCTTCCGCAATTTGCGTTGGGGAGCCTTGATGCATGTGCAGTGATACATTGGGATAACGTGCAATAAATCCCTTAATAATAGGAGGTAAAGCATATCTTGCTTGCGTATGGGTAGTCGCTATATATAAAGAACCCCGATCGGGATAGGTGTGTTCACTGGCAACAGAACGAATTGAATCAATTTTTGACAAAACCTCACGTGAAATACGGACAATTTCTTCACCAGCCGGAGTCACGTGCGTCAAATGTTTACCACTGCGAGCAAATATCTGAATCCCCAATTCATCTTCGAGCATCCTGACCTGTTTGCTGATCCCCGGTTGAGAGGTATACAACCCTTCTGCTGTAGAAGATACATTTAGATTGTGATTAACCACCTCTACAATATAACGCAATTGCTGTAGTTTCATATCAGCACTGTCCCTAATAATCAAATGTATGAATGTTTTGTAGTTTAATTAATTTCTATATTGCTAATGGTTACCCGCTTATAACTATATAGAATATATATTTGTCAGTATATAACCACTATAACACTTGCTATATATTTATATAACAAATAATTAGGTTGAGTAACTATTATCAAGCGCCTGTTGCAGATATATTGTGTGTTACTTTTATTAAAATACAAAAAAAGCCAGCCCTCAGGACTGACTTTTTAGAAAGAAAAGTTACATTTCTCACAAAAAAAGAAATATCTCTCTAAATATATTTCTATGAATTATACCCAATAAGTGAGGATATAATACACAAATTCATCATCAGATCGATTACTTTTCTTTCACAACCCAAGCCCCTTCAACAAAAAATGCGGTCCATCCGGTAGATTTGCCATTTTTCTCCGAAGAAACATATTGCTGTTTAGTTTTTCGGCTAAAACGGACAACGGTTTTATTTCCTTCAGGATCAGCAACAGGTGCTTCCGCCAAGTAACGCAATTTTTCCGGTAAGCGTTTTTTAAACCGAACAAGCTCTTCAACCAGTGGTGCACGCGTTTCGCGAGACTTAGGGAAAGTGTTGGCTGCTAAAAATACCCCTGCTGCACCATCACGCAAGACAAAATAGGCGTCCGATTTTTCACAGGCCAGTTCAGGTAACGGAACCGGATCTTCTTTCGGTGGCGCTACTTCTCCACTCCGCAAAATCTTACGGGTATTCTTGCACTCTTCGTTTGTACAGCCCATGTATTTACCAAAACGCCCCATTTTCAGGTGCATTTCTGAACCACACTTATCACACTCAACTATCGGACCATCATAGCCCTTGATACGGAATTCACCTTCTTCAACTTCATAACCATCACACGCTGGGTTATTACCGCATACATGCAATTTACGCTGGTTATCAATCAAATAACTGTCCATCGCTGTACCACACTTTTTACAACGAGGACGAGCGCGTAAGGCATTGGTTTCAGCGTCATCGCCTTCCAGAATATTCAGAATTTCATTTTCTGGGATAAGGTTAATGGTCTGCTTGCATCGCTCTTTAGGTGACAACGCGTAACCAGAGCAACCCAGAAATACGCCTGTTGTTGCAGTACGAATGCCCATTGGACGGCGACAAGTCGGACATTCAATCGATGTAATCACCATCGGATTCGGGCGCATTCCGCCTTCATCTGGCTCTTTACTAGCAACATCAAGCTGTTCGCTGAAATTGGAGAAAAACTCGTCCAAGACCCCTTTCCAATTCGCCTCATTATTGGCGACATGATCGAGCTGGTCTTCCATTCTTGCCGTGAAATTATAACTCATCAATTCATTGAAATTTTCTTCCAAACGATCATTGACGATTTCACCCATTTTCTCCGCATAGAACCGACGGTTTTCAACGCGAACATACCCTCGTTCCTGAATGGTTGAGATAATTGATGCATAAGTCGATGGACGGCCAATCCCGCGTTTTTCCAACTCCCTGACCAAGGAGGCTTCACTGAAACGCGCGGGCGGTTTAGTAAAGTGCTGGCTTGGCAGTAACTGTTGCAAATCAAGCTCAGTTCCCACTTCAATGGCCGGCAACGTATGGTCTTCATCCCCTTTGCGCAAAGCCGGCATCACTTTTGTCCAACCATCAAAACGCAGAGTACGGCCTTTGGCACGTAATTCAAAATCACCGGCTTGAACGGTCAGTGTTGTGGAATCATATTTCGCAGGTGTCATCTGACAAGCGATAAATTGACGCCAGATAAGCTGATACAATTTTTGTGCATCCGCTTCCATGTCTTTCAACGCTTCTGCCATGACATCGACATCAGAAGGCCGGATCGCCTCATGGGCTTCCTGCGAATTTTCCTTACTGCTGTACACATTAGCACTTTTCGGCAAGTAGTTGTCACCAAAATGGTTGCTGATATAACCGCGTACCATTTCCAACGCATCCTGGCTTAAGTTCGTTGAGTCAGTACGCATATAAGTGATATGCCCGGCTTCATATAGACGTTGCGCCATCATCATGGTTTTTTTGACCCCAAACCCAAGCCGTGTACTGGCGGCTTGCTGTAAGGTTGAGGTAATAAACGGCGCACTTGGTTTACTGGATGTCGGGCGATCTTCACGCTCAATCACGTTGTATCTCGCTTTTTCAAGCAGAGAGAGTGCTGATTGTGTTTGCTGAGCATTGACGGGCTTAAATGGTTTTCCCTTCTGATGGGTGACTTCCATATGGAGAGCAATCTCACCCTTAGCCATTAAATCCGCATGCAGTTGCCAATATTCCTCCGGCACAAATGCCTTGATTTCACGTTCCCGTTCAACCACAAGACGAACAGCGACAGATTGAACCCGCCCTGCGGATAACCCTCTGGCCACTTTTTTCCACAGTAGCGGTGAAACCATATAACCCACCACGCGATCCATAAAACGGCGCGCTTGTTGAGCATTCACACGGTCAATATTTAATTCACCGGGATTATCAAAAGCTTGTGTGATGGCATTTTTGGTAATTTCATTGAATACCACCCGGCTGAAACGGGAATCATCGCCACCAATCACTTCCCGCAGGTGCCATGCAATCGCCTCTCCTTCACGGTCAAGGTCCGTTGCAAGGTAGATGTGATGCGCTTTTTCAGCCAGCGTTTTCAGCTCTGAAACCACTTTTTCTTTGCCGGGCAAAATTTGATAGTTCGCTTCCCAACCATGATAGGGATCGATACCCATACGGTTTATCAGCGCCGTTTTCTCATCTTTTTTGACTTTCTTTTTATTCTTATCGGTAGATGAGCTTGAACTCTTTTGACTCACTGTTCCACTCGTCGGCAAATCACGGATATGACCCACACTGGATTTTACAACGTAGTCATTCCCCAGATATTTATTGATTGTTTTGGCTTTTGCCGGGGACTCCACTATAACAAGAGCTTTAGCCATAGTTACCTTTACCTAATTATCTTCTTTTCAGATGGCGAAAATCACGGCGTTATGTTGCGATATATAAAATAAAACCTCTTTTTATATTGCGATAGATTTGCAAGATATCAACTAATTTTTATCTTGTGCTTTTGCTTAAGCGCAAAACCCTTTGAAATATTTAGGGTATTTTATATACCTACATAGGCCATGCAATTGTATGATTTAACAGTTGTAAACAAAATCTTCCATCTGCATGACGAAAAGCCCACACTCTACCTGATAAAAAACGATGCGCAACAACTTATTTCTTGAAGGAGCACGATAAATGAAAACTGAAACCATGCCTATTAAGCGAGATCAGTTACTGAAAAAAGCAAATGAAATCATTAAGGCGCACGAAGATTTTATACCGGGAATGTACGCAAAGAGTGTAGAACAAAAAGGTAGGGTATTCGTGTTTCAAGGCGAGTTTTTTCTGGATGGGGACGGATTGCCTACCGCAAAAAGCACCGCTGTGTTTAATATGTTTAAACATTTAGCACATATATTATCCGAAAAATATCATTTGGTAGACTGAAAAACATCCCCTCCGGCCTGATGGGTAAATTATCAATAACTATGCGGGTAATAATAAAGGATATGACAAAATCGCCTCTATTAATTACCCGCATATTACCTGTTATCCGTATATTATCTGCGATGGTTGCAATAACTCATTTTTCCGTTACAGCAAAGGTTTTTCTCCTCTTTGCCACCAACGCATAAACAATTTGTCAACGCTCTCCATCGCGCCTCCCATAAAACGCTCTATAACACGTTTACGGCGAGAATAGCTAACGCCAATAACTTCACAGTGTTCAATTTTTTCAATCAGAAAATCATCACTGACACCTAAATCATCAATCAGCCCACTTTCTTTTGCCTGTGTGCCGTACCAATATTCACCCGTAGCGACTTTTTCCACATCCAAAGTTGGGCGATGTTGATGGATAAATGATTTGAATAATTTATGCGTTTCGTTCAGATCTTCCTGAAATTTTTTGCGTCCCTGTTCAGTATTTTCGCCCAGAACAGTCAAGGTACGTTTGTACTCACCAGCCGTATGCAGTTCCACATCAATATCGTTTTTCTTTAACAACCGATGAATATTTGGCAATTGCGCCACAACACCAATGGAACCAATAATTGCAAACGGTGCAGCAATAATACGATCCGCCACACAAGCCATCATGTAACCCCCGCTTGCCGCGACTTTATCCACCGCAATCGTCAAGCGTATCCCTTTCTGCCGCAAACGGGTCAATTGAGATGCCGCCAGCCCATATCCATGAACCACGCCACCAGGGCTTTCCAGGCGCAGTAAAACTTCATCGTTTTTGTCTGCCACAGCGAGTACGGCACTGATCTCTTCGCGAAGAGATTCCACCTCATGAGCATCCATACTGCCTTTAAAATCCAAAACATAAAGATTCGGCTTCTGTAAGGCTTTCTGCCCAGCTTTGGCTTCCGCTTTTTTCTGTTTGGCATCATTTTTTTGCTGCTTTTTTAATGTCTTTTGCCAAATTTTTTGTTCTGTTTCACTCATTCGTGCTTGCTGCATCTGACGCTGCCTTTCCTTGTATGACTCACCAAGATTAGTCAGCTTCAATTCCCCTTTTTGCATGGTTTTACGTACACCTAATCCGATACAAACAACTGCCAGAACGGCGATTGCCAAGATTACCGTAAGCACTTTGGCTAAGAACAATCCGTATAGAGATAAATATTCCACAGAGCCACCTTTATTAATTTATGATGAACAATATTTTTCATTCTAACTAAAAACCGAAGGCCTTGCTCTAACAGTTTGCTTAACCCTGTTCCAATTAGAAAGTGACTCTTTTGCTGATTTTTTACCAATGAGGGCAAATTTGACGGAAACTTTAAGTTTTGTTCTGATGATAACCTGCATGTGCCATCCCGAACTGGCAAATTATAGATTCACAAGCAATACAGGAAAATTGTCCGATGTTTGATTACCAACCCAATAGTAATCTGCTGCAACAAAAAATTATTTTAGTGACCGGTGCCGGCGACGGCATTGGGCGTGAAGCTGCACTGACTTATGCCCGTTACGGCGCACAGGTTATTTTGCTGGGACGTACTACCGCAAAACTGGAAGCCGTCAGGCAGCAAATTGAAAATGAGGGCGGTTTACCTGCTGATATTTATACAATGGATCTGCTGACGGTCACCGCAGAAGAGTGCCAAACTTTCGCTGATGCTCTGGCGCAGCGTTATCCACATCTGGATGGTGTTTTGCACAACGCCGGGCTGCTTGGCGTTGTTGCCCAAATCGTAGAACAACCCGTTCAGCTTTGGCATGACGTGATGCAAGTGAATGTCAATGCCACTTTTATGCTGACTCAGGCATTACTCCCTCTATTATTGAAATCCACCCGCGGCTCTTTGGTATTTACCAGTTCCAGTGTCGGCCGCGAAGGTAGAAGCGGTTGGGGAGTCTATGCGGTTTCCAAATTTGCCACAGAAGGCTTAATGCAGGTTTTGGCACAAGAATATCGGGACACTTCCCTGCGCATTAACTGCATCAATCCGGGTGGAACACGCACCAATATGCGAGCCAGTGCCTTTCCTGATGAAAACCCGGCTAAGTTAAAGACCCCCGCGGATATTATGCCAATCTATCTTTATGTGATGGGAGATGACAGCCGAAATGATTCCGGCATCAGTTTTGATGCCCAACCCGGTCGCAAAGCGGGGCCTGCTGAATAATACTCAAGGATGGCATAAAAAGGCGTTGATTGGTAAATGAATCCGCTGTTTCAATATTGATTAGCATCAATGCTGATACAGACTGAAACAGCGGCTTAAGCGTGTTAACGACCTTTAGCTGTCGTCTTCTTCCCGGCATTCTGACGAGAACTACTTGCAGGGCGTTTCCCCGCCGGGCGGGATGCAACCTGGGCATGTCGTTTTACTGCACGACGGATCTGGTTAGCCTTGACGCGACGTTGATCACGTCCAACAGCAACCTTGGTCACCATCTCTTCACCCAAACCTACCAACTGACGTAAATAGTTAGTCTGTTCCAACCCCAACTCAGTCCAGCCACCACGCGGCAGACCTTTCGGCAGATCAATATCGCCATAACGCACCCGGATCAGACGGCTAACCTGCACACCAACCGCTTCCCATAACCGTCTGACTTCGCGGTTACGACCTTCTGTCAACGTGACGTTGTACCATTGGTTGATACCTTCCCCACCTTTAAACGCGATAGTTTTAAATGAAGCCGGACCATCTTCCAGTTGTACACCTTGCGTTAATTGACGAAGTTTTGCACTATCCACTTCACCAAACACACGAACCGCATACTCACGTTCAACTTCCTGGCTTGGGTGCATCAAACGGTTAGCCAATTCCCCGTCGGTCGTAAACAGTAATAACCCGCTGGTATTGATATCCAAACGCCCTACCGCAACCCAGCGTGCGCCTTGCATTTTGGGCAGACGATCAAACACCGTCGGACGACCTTCAGGATCGTGGCGGGTACACAATTCACCTTCCGGTTTGTAATAAGCCAAAACACGGCAAACTGTTTTCTGTGGTTCCTTGATATTTAAGACTCGTCCATCCAAACGAACTTTAATTGAGGGCTTAACTTCGATTCGATCACCCAACGTTGCGATCTTACCATCAACGCTAATACGTCCTTGTTGGATATACCCTTCGATT
This genomic interval from Xenorhabdus doucetiae contains the following:
- the rluB gene encoding 23S rRNA pseudouridine(2605) synthase RluB; the encoded protein is MSDKTEKLQKVLARSGHGSRREIEGYIQQGRISVDGKIATLGDRIEVKPSIKVRLDGRVLNIKEPQKTVCRVLAYYKPEGELCTRHDPEGRPTVFDRLPKMQGARWVAVGRLDINTSGLLLFTTDGELANRLMHPSQEVEREYAVRVFGEVDSAKLRQLTQGVQLEDGPASFKTIAFKGGEGINQWYNVTLTEGRNREVRRLWEAVGVQVSRLIRVRYGDIDLPKGLPRGGWTELGLEQTNYLRQLVGLGEEMVTKVAVGRDQRRVKANQIRRAVKRHAQVASRPAGKRPASSSRQNAGKKTTAKGR
- a CDS encoding YciK family oxidoreductase, translating into MFDYQPNSNLLQQKIILVTGAGDGIGREAALTYARYGAQVILLGRTTAKLEAVRQQIENEGGLPADIYTMDLLTVTAEECQTFADALAQRYPHLDGVLHNAGLLGVVAQIVEQPVQLWHDVMQVNVNATFMLTQALLPLLLKSTRGSLVFTSSSVGREGRSGWGVYAVSKFATEGLMQVLAQEYRDTSLRINCINPGGTRTNMRASAFPDENPAKLKTPADIMPIYLYVMGDDSRNDSGISFDAQPGRKAGPAE
- the sohB gene encoding protease SohB, with product MEYLSLYGLFLAKVLTVILAIAVLAVVCIGLGVRKTMQKGELKLTNLGESYKERQRQMQQARMSETEQKIWQKTLKKQQKNDAKQKKAEAKAGQKALQKPNLYVLDFKGSMDAHEVESLREEISAVLAVADKNDEVLLRLESPGGVVHGYGLAASQLTRLRQKGIRLTIAVDKVAASGGYMMACVADRIIAAPFAIIGSIGVVAQLPNIHRLLKKNDIDVELHTAGEYKRTLTVLGENTEQGRKKFQEDLNETHKLFKSFIHQHRPTLDVEKVATGEYWYGTQAKESGLIDDLGVSDDFLIEKIEHCEVIGVSYSRRKRVIERFMGGAMESVDKLFMRWWQRGEKPLL
- the cysB gene encoding HTH-type transcriptional regulator CysB — encoded protein: MKLQQLRYIVEVVNHNLNVSSTAEGLYTSQPGISKQVRMLEDELGIQIFARSGKHLTHVTPAGEEIVRISREVLSKIDSIRSVASEHTYPDRGSLYIATTHTQARYALPPIIKGFIARYPNVSLHMHQGSPTQIAEEVCKGNSDFAIATEALHLYSDLIMLPCYHWNRSVVVTKDHPLANRQNVTIEELAEYPIVTYTFGFTGRSELDVAFDRAGLKPKIVFTATDADVIKTYVRLGLGVGVIASMAVEPVQDSDLVRIDMRDKFGYSTTKIGFRRSSFLRSYMYDFIWRFAPHLTRDVVDKAIALRSNEEIEEMFKDIDLPIV
- a CDS encoding FMN-binding negative transcriptional regulator; translated protein: MYLIIYLPIWYESENAVPTWDYTAVHCYGVTKILSGDETKLALEALLINVAFVQL
- a CDS encoding YciN family protein; translation: MKTETMPIKRDQLLKKANEIIKAHEDFIPGMYAKSVEQKGRVFVFQGEFFLDGDGLPTAKSTAVFNMFKHLAHILSEKYHLVD
- the topA gene encoding type I DNA topoisomerase; translated protein: MAKALVIVESPAKAKTINKYLGNDYVVKSSVGHIRDLPTSGTVSQKSSSSSTDKNKKKVKKDEKTALINRMGIDPYHGWEANYQILPGKEKVVSELKTLAEKAHHIYLATDLDREGEAIAWHLREVIGGDDSRFSRVVFNEITKNAITQAFDNPGELNIDRVNAQQARRFMDRVVGYMVSPLLWKKVARGLSAGRVQSVAVRLVVEREREIKAFVPEEYWQLHADLMAKGEIALHMEVTHQKGKPFKPVNAQQTQSALSLLEKARYNVIEREDRPTSSKPSAPFITSTLQQAASTRLGFGVKKTMMMAQRLYEAGHITYMRTDSTNLSQDALEMVRGYISNHFGDNYLPKSANVYSSKENSQEAHEAIRPSDVDVMAEALKDMEADAQKLYQLIWRQFIACQMTPAKYDSTTLTVQAGDFELRAKGRTLRFDGWTKVMPALRKGDEDHTLPAIEVGTELDLQQLLPSQHFTKPPARFSEASLVRELEKRGIGRPSTYASIISTIQERGYVRVENRRFYAEKMGEIVNDRLEENFNELMSYNFTARMEDQLDHVANNEANWKGVLDEFFSNFSEQLDVASKEPDEGGMRPNPMVITSIECPTCRRPMGIRTATTGVFLGCSGYALSPKERCKQTINLIPENEILNILEGDDAETNALRARPRCKKCGTAMDSYLIDNQRKLHVCGNNPACDGYEVEEGEFRIKGYDGPIVECDKCGSEMHLKMGRFGKYMGCTNEECKNTRKILRSGEVAPPKEDPVPLPELACEKSDAYFVLRDGAAGVFLAANTFPKSRETRAPLVEELVRFKKRLPEKLRYLAEAPVADPEGNKTVVRFSRKTKQQYVSSEKNGKSTGWTAFFVEGAWVVKEK